A single window of Candidatus Kapaibacterium thiocyanatum DNA harbors:
- a CDS encoding ABC transporter permease, with translation MAAPTNTIVAVEPAITLPYIMGLEERARIIFFHVPMSWTAVVAYLIAMIFGIRYLRSRDLAHDAASAAAAGVGTLYCILATITGAVWAKFNWGSFWNWDPRETSIFVLLLIYFAYFLLRTSIDDDERRARLSSVYGIVAFVTVPFFIFILPRLLPGLHPGSSDDTTAGPLLSPKSEAINPTKQVVFALSLMAFTLIYFWLMNLRLRATNLERTMEQQRLENV, from the coding sequence GTGGCTGCACCCACCAATACCATCGTCGCCGTCGAACCGGCCATCACCCTGCCCTACATCATGGGCCTGGAGGAACGTGCACGGATCATCTTCTTCCACGTACCGATGTCGTGGACGGCTGTCGTGGCCTATCTGATCGCCATGATCTTCGGCATCCGCTACCTCAGGAGCCGCGATCTCGCCCACGATGCCGCCTCGGCCGCAGCGGCCGGCGTAGGAACCCTCTATTGCATCCTGGCGACGATCACCGGTGCCGTATGGGCCAAGTTCAACTGGGGCTCGTTCTGGAACTGGGACCCCCGCGAGACATCGATCTTCGTCCTGCTCCTGATCTACTTCGCCTACTTCCTCCTGCGTACGTCGATAGACGATGATGAGCGTCGTGCACGTCTTAGCAGTGTCTACGGCATCGTGGCCTTCGTCACGGTACCGTTCTTCATCTTCATCCTGCCTCGGCTGCTGCCGGGCCTGCATCCGGGAAGTTCGGACGATACCACGGCCGGCCCGCTGCTGAGCCCCAAGTCCGAGGCGATCAACCCGACGAAACAGGTGGTGTTCGCCTTGTCGCTCATGGCATTCACCCTCATCTATTTCTGGCTCATGAACCTGCGTCTGCGTGCTACGAACCTCGAACGCACGATGGAGCAGCAACGTCTGGAGAACGTATGA